The genomic segment TCATAGCATGGCAGAAGGTATCACATGGtagaagggcaaagagagggcaAGAGTGAGAGCAAAAGGCAGCAAACTCACTCCCACAATAATGAACCCACCCTTGTAATTATGGCATTAGCCCATTTATGAGGGTGGAAACTTCATGACCTAAATATCTCTTAAaaccccacctcccaatactgtcACAGTGGCAATTAAGTTTCAATTGGAGGGGGCAAACATTTAAATCACAGAATGTGATTGATCAATGTTCCATCTGTTTAGACACAAAAAGAGAGATACCTGACGCACACCATATGCATAAGAAATTCCAAATTGATTAATGTtctaaacatgaaagaaaattaaattattaaagtacTAGAACATGGtttatatttttaggaattttgtaAGCCACTGATAACTTGAAAACAGTTATGCtaggaatatttacaccatggaaactgGCAAATCAGATGGTACTACCCTCATCCCCAGCAGAGATCATTAAACAACAGCATACCACTGCCCGCATTCCTCCTGTCATtgagaagaaattaattttttcaaaacctTTACAACAGATATGTATTACTTATGacactgtaaaagaaaaagagacatcaacagaaatcaatgaaaggaTAATTGTATCAATATTGATGGTTCTATGTTCAGAATTTTTTACAGCCTCTTTGAAGTTGGTATCCAGGTTCTCCCGTACAAGAAACATTGTCTTTAACTGTTCTCTCCTCTAAAAGACATAATTTCCTCAAAGTTACCCAAATGATCACAcctctaaaaacaaaattgtatagCAATTAAGAGCCTGGGTTCTAGGGTCACATTATTTGTGCTTTAGTATAGGCTTCATCAGTTATTAGCTGTGTAACCACAAGGACATTACTCAACTTCACTGAGTCTCAGAATACTCAagtgtaaaatgataaaatagtgTCAGTTCAGAATTGTTGAGAGTACCAGATTAAATAAAGTGTGCAAAGCTCTATGACTGTGAAAACCCAAaagatttttgttattatatttattattaggtTGTGATTATGACATAGCTGATATTCTACATTGTTAACATGCAAAAACAATAATTTCATATGGCTTAATCTTATATACTTATTGATATTAACAATGTTTTGATAATCATAGAGTTTTAATAACAATCTCAATTTTTTCACATCAACTTTATAGGCACATTCCTAAGTTAGGTTTTGTACATCTGTCAGACATGTATTGCATAGTTATAAGCTCTAATATATGTTGTGATACCAAGGAAGTTGATATGTTTCTTACTGTATTTTTAGTAACAAATTAGTGGGCTTTAGTGGAGTAGCTTATTTTCTGATGATTTGGTCCTACTTTTTACTTTGTCACCAAATTGTATAAATTACTTGAGAAGTTTCCATCGGATTTGACAGAAGATATGGagtctttattgaaaaaaattttgggGGGGAGAAGGAATGTGATAACAGTAAATAGTGGTTGCAGTAAATCGAAGAGTGAATGGATGAGGAAATGCAAAGATTGCAGATACTCCAATCTTTTATGTGTCATATGGTAAAAGGACAGGGGCTAGCACAATGGAAATGGTTGTTTACTCTTTCTGAATAGTTTCTATGCCTTAGAATAGAGCTTGAATGACCTCAATCTTCAAAAATTCTTGTAAAATCAAATTGTACTATCCAGTCACTATCTAGAGAAATGATCAACAGAACTATGCAAGTAAATATTGTCATGCTAAAACTACTTTGAGAAGAAAGCAGGTGACATGTTAATGTGGAAAGGGCCATGGAGTTTGGAGAAATGAAGCCAATACTGATTATCAAATTTTAGTGGAAAGAGTTATATGACTGGGGTAATCATAATTAGAAGTCAAACCTAGAATCTAAGGTTTTTATTTTGACATGGAAGTTTCTGATCCATGGTGCTTTTTCCCTGTATTGACTAAAATTGAAGATGTCTAGAAAAGTGATCATCATTTCTACTCAAATGATGAAGCTTCAAAAATAAACTTGCAGAGTATTAACAAGGTTGTCATCTCACAGTAGATAGAGAATGCTGAAGTGTGAGAAGAGTGGCTATCACATGGTTACATGGTGCAAAAAGAGAGCTATGAAGCAAGTGTGAGAGGTGGTTGAGTTGTCTGCTTGATGTTGTCTGCATGGTGTTTTAGCTAGGATGGCAGATCACAAACGAAGAAAATCCAGATGATAGACATCTAAGGTAGAAGTTGCAAAATATTGGCAATTTTAGTAAAtgcagtaaatattttacattcaaaaaactgaaggaaaaataatttatggatCCTACTTTAGCTTTAATGTTATAACAGATATTAAAGCAATTTGACTCTATCACTAAACAGCTGAAAgtccttgggcaagtaactttaCCCCTGGTCTCTGTTTTGTCACCAGTGATAtgtgtataaaaacaaaaaccgcAGGTACCTGAAAAAGTGCTTAACATTACTAAtgatcatggaaatgcaaatcaaaatcacaaagagatattacctcacacctgttatGATGGTTATTATTAAAGAGACAAGAGATAACAAgtcttggtgaggatgtggaaaaaggaacacttgtgcactgctggtgggaatctAAATTCATACagccatttggaaaataatttcttcaaaattaaaattagaaactctACATGATTTAGCAATCCTAATTCTGGGTTTATAtctgaaggaaacaaaatcagtagCTCAAACAGATatgtgcactcccatgttcactgcagcactgttctcaatagccaagacatagaaacaacctaagtgtccattgatggatgaatgaacaaagaaatagatacaaaatgaaatattactctgccattgaaagaaagaaatctgccaTTTACAGCTTCATGGCTAACCCTGGAGAGCATTTTGAcaaatgaaataagtcagacagagaaaggcaaatactgtatgatcttatatgtgaaatctaaagaagtcaaactcatagcaacagagagtggaatggtggttgctaggggctgtagggtgggagaaatggggagatgttggtcaaagccTACAAACCTTCAatgtaagatgaataagttctgaagatctaatgtacagtatgataactatagttaaaaatactgtattgtttacttgaaatttgctaagagagtagatcttaattgttctcaccacaaaacaaaaaaacaacaaaacatgcTAATTAGATGAAGTGATAGACATATTAACTAACTTGAttgtggaaataatttcaaactatgTATGTAtgtcaaatcatcacattgtatttATATACCTTAAACTTATACACTTTAATCcataaaacagcaaaataaagtaATGAACACACAACTTTCTACTTTACATGTTCTTGTAAGAATCAAAGTAACCAATGTGGTTAGATTTGATTATAGTCCACGTGACATATTTGTTCAATATATAGGTGACAGCTATTTCCTTACAATGCTGATGACTGGCTAGGGCCAAATCCTGGACATAATTACCTGAATAACTTGTTGTCCTTAGACTGATGATGagctttctaaaaatgaaaattgctGAGGTAATGAGCCCATGGAGTCTGTGCTCCACCCATTTCTGGTGGTATATAAGGGTCTCAGGGCAGGAGAAGACATTCAGATTTCAGAATCCTCCACCTGCTTCTCTACTGAACTACTGAACACTCATCTCTAGACACCATGTGTTGCAACTACTACGGAAACGCATGTGGTAGCTGTGGCTATGGTTGTGGCTATGGCTCTGGCTACGGCTGTGGCTACGGCTCTCGCTACGGCTGCTGTGGATACGGCTCTGGCTATGGCTGTGGATACGGCTCTGGCTACGGCTGTGGATATGGCTCTCGCTACGGTTGCTGTGGATATGGCTCTGGCTATGGCTGTGGATACGGCTCGGGCTATGGCTGTGGATATGGTTCCGGCTATGGCTGTGGATATGGTTCTGGCTATGGCTATGGTTGCTATGGATACCAGCCATTTTGCTATAGAAGATGTTATTCTTGCTGCTAGA from the Eulemur rufifrons isolate Redbay chromosome 7, OSU_ERuf_1, whole genome shotgun sequence genome contains:
- the LOC138386128 gene encoding keratin-associated protein 21-1-like, which encodes MCCNYYGNACGSCGYGCGYGSGYGCGYGSRYGCCGYGSGYGCGYGSGYGCGYGSRYGCCGYGSGYGCGYGSGYGCGYGSGYGCGYGSGYGYGCYGYQPFCYRRCYSCC